The proteins below are encoded in one region of Caulobacter henricii:
- the hutU gene encoding urocanate hydratase: MTRRDNSRVIRAATGPELTARSWLTEAPLRMLMNNLDPDVAERPEELVVYGGIGRAARDWESFDKIVETLRRLEDDQTLLVQSGKPVGVFRTHADAPRVLIANSNLVPRWATWEHFNELDRKGLAMYGQMTAGSWIYIGAQGIVQGTYETFVEMGRQHYAGDLSGRWLLTAGLGGMGGAQPLAAVMAGASCLAIECQPSRIEMRLRTGYLDRSTENLDEALAWITEARLDGKPVSVGLLGNAAELLPDMVRRGIHPDLLTDQTSAHDPINGYLPAGWSLEQWATARERDPDSVNRAARASMAVHVQAMLDFQAAGVPTVDYGNNIRQMALEEGVTRAFDVPGFVPAYIRPLFCRGIGPFRWAALSGDPEDIARTDAKVKELIPDNPHLHNWLDMAAEKIKFQGLPARICWVGLGDRHRLGLAFNAMVASGELKAPVVIGRDHLDSGSVASPNRETEAMQDGSDAVSDWPLLNALLNTASGATWVSLHHGGGVGMGFSQHAGMVIVADGTEAAARRLERVLWNDPASGVMRHADAGYEDARTCARDKALDLPGIL; this comes from the coding sequence ATGACCCGCCGCGACAACAGCCGCGTCATCCGCGCCGCCACCGGCCCCGAGCTTACGGCCAGGTCCTGGCTGACCGAGGCTCCGCTGCGGATGCTGATGAACAATCTGGACCCCGACGTCGCCGAACGCCCGGAGGAGCTGGTCGTCTATGGCGGCATCGGCCGGGCGGCCCGCGACTGGGAAAGCTTCGACAAGATCGTCGAGACCCTGAGGCGGCTGGAGGACGACCAGACCCTGCTGGTCCAGTCGGGCAAGCCGGTCGGTGTCTTCCGCACCCATGCCGACGCCCCGAGGGTGCTGATCGCCAACTCCAATCTGGTGCCCCGCTGGGCGACCTGGGAGCACTTCAACGAACTGGATCGCAAGGGCCTGGCCATGTACGGCCAGATGACCGCCGGATCGTGGATCTATATCGGTGCCCAGGGCATTGTTCAGGGCACCTATGAGACCTTTGTGGAAATGGGCCGCCAGCACTATGCCGGCGACCTGTCCGGCCGCTGGCTGCTGACGGCCGGCCTGGGCGGCATGGGCGGGGCCCAGCCCCTGGCGGCGGTGATGGCCGGGGCCTCGTGCCTGGCCATCGAGTGCCAGCCCTCCCGGATCGAAATGCGGCTGCGCACCGGCTATCTGGACCGGTCGACCGAGAACCTCGACGAGGCCCTGGCCTGGATCACCGAAGCCCGGCTCGACGGCAAGCCTGTCTCGGTCGGTCTGCTGGGCAATGCCGCCGAGCTGCTGCCGGACATGGTCCGGCGCGGCATCCACCCCGATCTTCTGACCGACCAGACCAGCGCCCATGATCCGATCAACGGCTATCTGCCGGCAGGCTGGAGCCTGGAGCAGTGGGCCACGGCCCGGGAACGCGATCCCGACAGCGTCAACCGCGCCGCCCGCGCCTCGATGGCCGTCCACGTCCAGGCCATGCTCGACTTCCAGGCCGCCGGGGTGCCCACGGTCGACTATGGCAACAACATCCGCCAGATGGCGCTCGAGGAAGGCGTCACCCGGGCCTTCGACGTGCCGGGCTTTGTGCCGGCCTATATCCGTCCGCTGTTCTGCCGGGGAATCGGCCCGTTCCGCTGGGCGGCGCTGTCGGGTGATCCCGAAGACATCGCCCGCACCGACGCCAAGGTGAAGGAGCTGATCCCGGACAATCCCCATCTGCACAACTGGCTCGACATGGCCGCCGAGAAGATCAAGTTCCAGGGCCTTCCGGCCCGCATCTGCTGGGTGGGTCTCGGCGATCGCCACCGCCTGGGTCTGGCCTTCAACGCCATGGTCGCCTCGGGCGAGCTGAAGGCCCCGGTCGTCATCGGCCGCGATCATCTGGACTCCGGCTCGGTTGCCTCGCCCAATCGCGAAACTGAGGCCATGCAGGATGGCTCGGACGCCGTGTCCGACTGGCCCCTGCTCAACGCCCTGCTCAACACCGCCTCCGGGGCCACCTGGGTGTCGCTGCACCATGGTGGCGGCGTCGGCATGGGCTTCTCGCAGCATGCCGGCATGGTCATCGTGGCGGATGGGACGGAGGCCGCCGCAAGGCGGCTGGAACGCGTGCTGTGGAACGACCCGGCCAGCGGCGTCATGCGCCATGCCGATGCAGGCTATGAGGACGCCCGCACCTGCGCCCGCGACAAGGCCCTGGACCTTCCCGGCATCCTCTAG
- the hutG gene encoding N-formylglutamate deformylase translates to MTWLTVDPGEAPLVVSLPHTGVEIPDDIAANLVSPWLARKDADWWVDRLYDFAHDLGATVIRTAISRTVIDVNRDPSGASLYPGQTTTELCPTTTFDGEPLYRDGMAPDAAEIDRRRVAFFDPYHAALTAEIARLRESHRRVVLYEAHSIRSLVPRLFDGQLPQFNLGTNSGGSCDLVLTTAVEAACDGSGHSRVTNGRFKGGWTTRRYGQPALGVHAIQMELACRGYMDDPATPPTPDTWPSPYRPDQAAPLRAVLSEVLSACMAFARDPA, encoded by the coding sequence ATGACCTGGCTGACCGTCGATCCCGGCGAGGCCCCGCTGGTCGTCAGCCTGCCTCATACCGGCGTCGAGATCCCGGACGACATAGCGGCCAACCTCGTCTCGCCCTGGCTGGCCCGCAAGGACGCCGACTGGTGGGTCGACCGGCTCTATGATTTTGCGCACGATCTGGGGGCCACGGTGATCCGCACGGCCATCTCGCGCACCGTGATCGACGTCAATCGCGACCCATCAGGGGCCTCGCTCTATCCGGGTCAGACCACCACCGAGCTTTGCCCGACCACGACCTTCGACGGCGAACCGCTCTATCGCGACGGCATGGCACCGGACGCTGCCGAGATCGACCGTCGGCGCGTCGCCTTTTTCGATCCGTATCATGCCGCGCTGACCGCCGAGATCGCCCGGCTGCGCGAAAGCCATAGGCGGGTCGTGCTCTACGAGGCCCATTCGATCCGCTCTCTCGTGCCGCGCCTGTTCGACGGCCAGCTGCCGCAGTTCAACCTTGGCACTAACAGCGGCGGCAGCTGCGACCTGGTACTGACCACGGCGGTCGAGGCCGCCTGCGACGGCTCGGGTCATTCCCGCGTCACCAACGGCCGCTTCAAGGGCGGCTGGACCACGCGACGCTACGGCCAGCCGGCGCTGGGCGTCCACGCCATCCAGATGGAGCTGGCCTGCCGCGGCTACATGGATGATCCGGCCACGCCGCCGACGCCCGACACCTGGCCTTCCCCCTACCGCCCCGACCAGGCCGCGCCGCTGCGCGCGGTCCTGTCCGAAGTCCTTTCCGCCTGCATGGCCTTTGCGAGAGATCCCGCATGA
- the hutH gene encoding histidine ammonia-lyase, with amino-acid sequence MEGSLTMVVLHPGEVFLLEWQKIYRGAPARLHDDAWPVIAESARAVERILARGEPVYGINTGFGKLASVRIGDADLETLQRNIVLSHAAGTGEPSPVAVIRLMMALKLASLAQGASGVRVATVQLLEAMLARNLTPVVPCQGSVGASGDLAPLAHMAATLIGVGEIFVDGVRVPAAEALADAGLSPLVLGPKEGLALLNGTQFSNANALAALFEAELLFQSALVTGALSTEAAKGSDTPFDPRIHTLRRHVGQIETAAALRSLMAGSAIRASHLKEDERVQDPYCLRCQPQVMGAALDVLKQAATTLATEANGVSDNPLIFPGGADGVDEALSGGNFHAEPVAFAADMIALAVCEIGSIAERRIAMLVDPALSGLPAFLTPKPGLNSGFMIPQVTAAALVSENKQKAYPASVDSIPTSANQEDHVSMAAHGARRLLAMVESATAVIGIELLAAAQGCDFHAPLKSSPVLEALRTLVRKAVPHLDDDRHFHPDMEAANHLVRSGAVIGVASDLPGVV; translated from the coding sequence CTGGAAGGGTCATTGACCATGGTTGTTCTCCATCCCGGCGAAGTCTTTCTCCTCGAATGGCAAAAGATCTATCGCGGTGCCCCGGCCCGGCTGCACGATGACGCCTGGCCCGTGATCGCGGAGAGCGCCAGAGCCGTCGAACGCATCCTGGCGCGCGGCGAGCCGGTCTACGGCATCAATACCGGCTTCGGGAAACTGGCCAGCGTCCGCATCGGCGACGCCGATCTCGAAACCCTGCAGCGCAACATCGTCCTGTCCCATGCCGCCGGCACGGGCGAGCCCTCACCGGTTGCGGTCATCCGGCTGATGATGGCCCTGAAGCTGGCGAGCCTGGCCCAGGGGGCTTCGGGCGTCCGGGTCGCGACGGTGCAGCTGCTGGAGGCCATGCTGGCCAGGAACCTGACGCCGGTCGTCCCCTGCCAGGGCTCGGTGGGAGCCTCGGGCGATCTGGCTCCCCTGGCCCATATGGCCGCGACCCTGATCGGGGTCGGCGAGATCTTTGTCGACGGTGTCCGGGTCCCCGCCGCCGAGGCCCTGGCCGATGCCGGCCTCTCGCCTCTGGTCCTGGGTCCCAAGGAGGGCCTGGCCCTGCTGAACGGCACCCAGTTCTCCAATGCCAATGCCCTGGCGGCCCTGTTCGAGGCCGAGCTCCTGTTCCAGTCGGCCCTGGTCACCGGTGCCCTGTCGACCGAGGCGGCCAAGGGCTCTGACACCCCCTTCGACCCCCGCATCCATACCCTGCGCCGGCATGTCGGCCAGATCGAGACCGCCGCCGCCCTGCGCAGCCTGATGGCCGGCTCGGCCATCCGCGCCTCGCATCTGAAGGAAGACGAGCGGGTCCAGGACCCTTACTGCCTGCGTTGCCAGCCCCAGGTGATGGGGGCGGCCCTCGATGTGCTGAAACAGGCGGCGACCACCCTGGCAACCGAGGCCAACGGTGTGTCGGACAATCCGCTGATCTTCCCGGGCGGTGCGGACGGCGTCGACGAGGCCCTGTCGGGCGGAAACTTCCATGCCGAACCGGTGGCCTTCGCCGCCGACATGATTGCCCTGGCCGTCTGCGAGATCGGCTCGATCGCCGAACGCCGGATCGCCATGCTGGTCGATCCCGCCCTGTCGGGCCTGCCGGCCTTCCTGACCCCCAAGCCGGGCCTCAATTCCGGCTTCATGATCCCCCAGGTCACCGCCGCCGCCCTGGTGTCGGAGAACAAGCAGAAGGCCTATCCGGCCAGCGTCGACTCGATCCCGACCTCGGCCAACCAGGAAGACCATGTCTCGATGGCCGCCCATGGGGCCCGGCGCCTGCTGGCCATGGTCGAGAGCGCCACGGCGGTGATCGGCATCGAACTGCTGGCCGCCGCCCAGGGCTGCGACTTCCATGCCCCGCTGAAGTCGAGCCCCGTGCTGGAGGCGCTGCGGACCCTGGTGCGCAAGGCGGTACCGCATCTGGACGATGACCGCCATTTCCATCCCGACATGGAGGCCGCCAACCATCTGGTCCGCTCCGGCGCGGTCATCGGCGTGGCGAGTGACCTGCCGGGCGTCGTGTAA
- the hutI gene encoding imidazolonepropionase: MRCDRVWINARLATLDPEREGLGEVDRGVVAALDGRIAYAGPQAEAPAFDAAQTIDCEGRWITPGLIDPHTHLVFAGDRAHEFELRLAGASYEEIARAGGGIVSTMTATRAASKADLVATALPRLDALIAEGVTTVEIKSGYGLSLEAELKCLRAARALADHRRIDIRTTLLAAHAVPPEFRHDPDSYVDLVCSQMIPAVAAAGLADAVDVFCETIGFTRAQARKVFEAAHRHGLKIKIHAEQLSNQNGAALAAGLMALSADHLEHLDADGIETMAASGTVATLLPGAYYFTREHQCPPVEALRAAGVPMALATDCNPGTSPLTSPLLVMNMAATLFRMTVEECLAGVTREAARALGLSDRGVLRIGKVCDLALWDIERPAELVYRMGFNPLHARVWKGH; encoded by the coding sequence ATGCGCTGTGATCGGGTCTGGATCAATGCCCGACTCGCCACGCTGGACCCTGAGCGCGAAGGCCTCGGCGAAGTCGACCGCGGCGTAGTCGCGGCGCTGGACGGCCGCATTGCCTACGCCGGACCCCAGGCCGAGGCCCCCGCGTTCGACGCTGCCCAAACGATCGACTGCGAGGGCCGCTGGATCACGCCCGGCCTGATCGATCCCCATACCCATCTGGTCTTTGCCGGCGACCGGGCCCACGAGTTCGAGCTGCGTCTGGCCGGGGCCTCCTACGAAGAGATCGCCCGGGCCGGGGGTGGCATTGTCTCGACCATGACGGCCACCCGCGCGGCCTCCAAGGCCGATCTGGTCGCCACCGCCCTGCCCCGGCTCGACGCCCTGATCGCCGAAGGGGTGACCACGGTCGAGATCAAGTCCGGCTATGGCCTGTCGCTGGAGGCCGAACTCAAGTGCCTGCGCGCCGCGCGCGCCCTGGCCGACCACCGCAGGATCGACATCCGCACCACCCTGCTCGCCGCCCATGCCGTGCCGCCGGAGTTCCGGCACGATCCGGACAGCTATGTCGATCTGGTCTGCAGCCAGATGATCCCCGCCGTGGCTGCGGCCGGCCTGGCAGACGCCGTCGATGTCTTCTGCGAGACCATCGGCTTCACCCGCGCCCAGGCCCGAAAGGTGTTCGAGGCCGCCCACCGGCACGGGCTGAAGATCAAGATCCACGCCGAGCAGTTGTCGAACCAGAACGGCGCAGCCCTGGCCGCCGGGCTGATGGCCCTGTCCGCCGACCATCTGGAGCATCTGGATGCGGACGGGATCGAGACCATGGCCGCGTCCGGCACCGTCGCGACCCTGCTGCCCGGGGCCTACTACTTCACGCGCGAGCACCAGTGCCCGCCCGTCGAGGCCCTGCGTGCGGCCGGCGTGCCCATGGCCCTGGCGACCGACTGCAATCCCGGCACCTCGCCCCTGACCTCGCCCCTGCTGGTCATGAACATGGCCGCCACCCTGTTCCGGATGACCGTCGAGGAGTGCCTGGCCGGCGTCACCCGTGAAGCGGCCCGGGCCCTTGGACTGTCGGACCGGGGTGTGCTGCGGATCGGCAAGGTCTGCGACCTGGCTCTCTGGGACATCGAGCGTCCCGCTGAACTCGTTTATCGCATGGGCTTCAACCCGCTCCATGCCCGTGTCTGGAAGGGTCATTGA
- a CDS encoding formimidoylglutamate deiminase produces the protein MTDAENSGNAGSKVVWCQSALLADGWARSVRLTLAGGRITRIDTDAPAGDAIRLGPALPGLANVHSHAFQRAMAGLAEARGDSGDNFWTWREVMYRFLERLGPDEVQTIAAMGQVEMLEGGFTRVGEFHYLHHDPSGGFYDDPAEMAVRIAAAADETGIGLTLLPVFYAHANFGGAPPTDGQKRFIHDVDGFARLVERCREIVSGVPEAVVGIAPHSLRAVTAEELDAILPLAGDGPVHMHVAEQTKEVDDCLAATGQRPVRWLMNHTPVDRRWCLIHATHINAVETERLARSGAVAGLCPVTEANLGDGVFPTHDYLAAGGAFGLGTDSNILIEAAEEVRALEYAQRLTRRARNVLAGGPRRSTGGDLWRGACAGGAQALGAGQGGLKRGAAADFITLDPEHPALVGREGDTLIDSLVFAGRRGGIDTVWSQGRQVVAGGCHHARDAITARYRQTLKALLA, from the coding sequence GTGACCGACGCTGAGAATTCCGGGAACGCAGGATCGAAGGTGGTCTGGTGCCAGAGCGCCCTTCTGGCCGATGGCTGGGCACGCAGTGTCCGCCTGACCCTCGCGGGCGGACGCATCACCCGGATCGATACGGACGCCCCGGCCGGCGATGCGATCCGCCTGGGTCCCGCCCTGCCGGGCCTGGCCAATGTCCACAGTCACGCCTTTCAGAGGGCCATGGCCGGCCTGGCCGAGGCGCGGGGCGATTCCGGCGACAATTTCTGGACCTGGCGCGAGGTCATGTACCGCTTCCTGGAGCGGCTCGGCCCAGATGAGGTCCAGACCATCGCCGCCATGGGCCAGGTCGAGATGCTGGAGGGCGGCTTCACCCGGGTCGGCGAGTTCCACTATCTGCACCACGACCCGTCGGGCGGCTTTTATGACGACCCGGCCGAGATGGCCGTGCGGATCGCCGCCGCCGCGGACGAGACCGGCATCGGCCTGACCCTGCTGCCGGTCTTCTATGCCCACGCCAATTTCGGCGGTGCGCCACCGACCGATGGACAGAAGCGCTTCATCCACGACGTCGACGGGTTCGCGCGCCTGGTCGAGCGCTGCCGCGAGATCGTCTCCGGCGTGCCCGAGGCGGTGGTCGGGATCGCGCCTCACAGCCTGCGGGCGGTGACGGCCGAGGAGCTGGACGCCATCCTGCCCCTGGCCGGCGACGGCCCGGTCCACATGCATGTGGCCGAGCAGACCAAGGAGGTCGACGACTGCCTGGCCGCCACTGGCCAGCGGCCCGTCCGCTGGCTGATGAACCACACGCCGGTCGACCGTCGCTGGTGCCTGATCCACGCCACCCACATCAATGCGGTGGAGACCGAGCGCCTGGCCCGGAGCGGGGCGGTGGCGGGCCTGTGTCCGGTCACCGAGGCCAATCTGGGCGACGGCGTCTTCCCGACCCATGACTATCTGGCCGCCGGCGGGGCCTTCGGTCTGGGCACCGATTCCAACATTCTGATCGAGGCCGCCGAGGAAGTGCGGGCCCTGGAATATGCCCAGCGCCTGACCCGTCGCGCCCGCAATGTGCTGGCCGGCGGACCCCGGCGCTCGACCGGTGGCGACCTGTGGCGCGGGGCCTGCGCGGGCGGGGCCCAGGCCCTGGGCGCAGGGCAGGGCGGGCTCAAGCGCGGGGCAGCGGCGGATTTCATCACCCTGGATCCGGAGCATCCGGCCCTGGTGGGACGCGAAGGCGACACCCTGATCGACAGTCTGGTTTTCGCCGGCCGCCGGGGGGGCATCGACACCGTCTGGAGCCAGGGGCGTCAGGTGGTCGCGGGCGGGTGCCACCATGCCCGCGACGCGATCACGGCCCGCTATCGCCAGACCCTCAAGGCCCTGCTGGCGTGA
- the hutC gene encoding histidine utilization repressor produces MSPVPLHQRIRGEIEDRIRSGDWPPGHRVPFETELMAQYGCARMTVSKAMAALVEAGLIVRRKRAGSFVARPRVHAPVLNIPDIQSAILARGETYAFRLLSRQTRSAARGHADERELAAGGKLLALDGVHDAGGRPFALERRLISLKIAPEAATADFSTLPPGAWLLDHVAWTEAESRISAINADPDVAALLDLDEGAACLVVDRRTWRAGEHVTRVRQVFPGEAYDLVARFGPGA; encoded by the coding sequence GTGAGCCCGGTTCCGCTGCACCAGCGCATACGCGGCGAGATCGAAGACCGCATTCGCTCGGGCGACTGGCCGCCGGGCCATCGGGTTCCGTTCGAGACCGAGCTGATGGCCCAGTATGGCTGCGCGCGCATGACGGTCAGCAAGGCCATGGCCGCCCTGGTCGAGGCGGGCCTGATCGTGCGCCGCAAGCGAGCGGGCTCGTTCGTGGCCCGGCCGAGAGTCCATGCGCCGGTGCTGAACATCCCCGACATCCAGTCGGCGATCCTGGCCAGGGGCGAGACCTATGCTTTTCGCCTGCTGTCGCGCCAGACCCGGAGCGCCGCGCGGGGCCATGCCGACGAACGCGAGCTGGCGGCGGGCGGCAAGCTGCTGGCCCTGGACGGTGTCCATGACGCCGGCGGCCGGCCCTTCGCCCTGGAGCGCCGCCTGATCAGCCTGAAGATCGCGCCGGAGGCCGCCACGGCCGACTTCTCGACCCTGCCGCCGGGGGCCTGGCTGCTGGACCATGTCGCCTGGACCGAAGCCGAGAGCCGGATCAGCGCCATCAATGCCGACCCCGACGTGGCGGCCCTGCTCGATCTCGACGAAGGCGCAGCCTGCCTGGTCGTCGACCGCCGCACCTGGCGGGCCGGCGAACACGTCACCCGCGTGCGCCAGGTGTTTCCGGGCGAGGCCTATGACCTTGTGGCGCGGTTCGGGCCGGGGGCTTAG
- the ybaK gene encoding Cys-tRNA(Pro) deacylase, producing MSRSTPATLGLAKAGVAFDLVTYDYDPGSERVGLQAAEALGEDPARVLKTLVVLLDGKPACVVLPSDREVSMKKLAAALGGKSAAMMPVPDAERITGYKVGGVSPFGQKKRLPTAVEEAALTEPHVFVNGGQRGLQMRLAPADLVAALGAKTASIVA from the coding sequence ATGTCCAGAAGCACACCCGCCACCCTAGGCCTGGCCAAGGCCGGAGTCGCCTTCGACCTGGTTACGTATGACTACGACCCCGGTTCCGAACGGGTGGGTCTGCAGGCCGCTGAAGCCCTGGGCGAGGATCCGGCCCGGGTGCTGAAGACCCTTGTCGTGCTGCTCGACGGCAAGCCCGCCTGCGTGGTCCTGCCCTCGGACCGCGAGGTCAGCATGAAGAAACTGGCCGCCGCCCTGGGCGGCAAGTCGGCGGCGATGATGCCCGTCCCCGACGCCGAACGGATCACCGGCTACAAGGTCGGCGGCGTCAGTCCGTTCGGCCAGAAGAAGCGCCTGCCGACCGCCGTCGAAGAGGCGGCGCTGACCGAGCCCCATGTGTTCGTCAACGGCGGCCAGCGCGGCCTGCAGATGCGACTGGCCCCCGCCGATCTGGTCGCGGCCCTGGGGGCGAAAACCGCATCGATCGTGGCCTGA
- a CDS encoding copper resistance system multicopper oxidase: MQALDRRQMLAAATGAGLSALLPAWARAGTGKAPEVLSGEEIHLTIGHAPFTVDGKAGHAMAINGTVPGPLIRLKEGQNVRLFVTNQLDEDSSIHWHGLLVPFQMDGVPGVSFPGIKPGETFVYEFKVRQAGTYWYHSHSGLQELMGVYGPMVIDPAAAEPAPYDREHVVVLSDYSFQHPHQIMRKLKAQAGYFNDQKQTVVGLLAGRDQSLKDRVEWSKMRMDPTDVLDVTASTYRYLINGQGVADNWTGLFSPGERVRLRVINAGGMTVFNVRLPGLAMSVVQADGQDVRPVTVEEFQISPAETYDVILQPAEARAYALVAEASDRSGLVRGTLAPRPGLSAPVPPLRARPLATMKDMGMDMSAHAGHDMSGMSMSMRDGANAPGVRLGPGVQTISPMPMDRLGEPPQGLEGVGHRVLVYTDLVALSPNPDPRPPGRTVEIHLTGNMERFMWAFDGEAFGPLKKPIAFQRDERVRVLLVNDSMMAHPIHLHGHFFEVVNGHDGFQPRKHTVSVAPGSKVAFDLTADEPGDWAFHCHMLLHMHAGMFNIVTVRPLDGAPA, translated from the coding sequence ATGCAGGCCCTTGATCGCCGCCAGATGCTTGCCGCCGCCACGGGCGCGGGCCTTTCGGCGCTGCTGCCCGCCTGGGCCCGGGCCGGCACTGGCAAGGCACCTGAGGTACTGAGCGGCGAGGAGATCCACCTCACCATCGGCCACGCGCCCTTCACCGTCGACGGCAAGGCGGGCCACGCCATGGCCATCAACGGCACCGTGCCGGGACCGCTGATCCGCCTGAAGGAAGGCCAGAACGTCCGTCTGTTTGTGACCAACCAGCTGGATGAGGACAGTTCGATCCACTGGCACGGCCTGCTGGTGCCGTTCCAGATGGACGGTGTGCCGGGGGTCAGCTTCCCGGGGATCAAGCCCGGCGAGACCTTCGTCTACGAGTTCAAGGTTCGCCAGGCCGGCACCTACTGGTACCATAGCCATTCGGGCCTGCAGGAGTTGATGGGCGTCTATGGCCCCATGGTCATCGACCCGGCGGCGGCCGAACCCGCGCCCTATGACCGTGAGCACGTGGTGGTGCTGTCGGACTACAGCTTCCAGCATCCGCACCAGATCATGCGCAAGCTGAAGGCCCAGGCCGGCTATTTCAACGATCAGAAACAGACGGTGGTCGGACTGCTGGCCGGGCGCGACCAGTCGCTGAAGGACCGTGTCGAATGGTCGAAGATGCGGATGGACCCGACCGACGTCCTGGATGTCACCGCCTCGACCTATCGCTATCTGATCAACGGCCAGGGCGTCGCCGACAACTGGACGGGCCTGTTTTCTCCGGGCGAGCGGGTGCGGCTCCGTGTCATCAATGCCGGCGGCATGACGGTGTTCAATGTCCGTCTGCCCGGCCTGGCGATGAGCGTCGTCCAGGCCGACGGCCAGGACGTGCGGCCTGTCACCGTCGAGGAGTTCCAGATCTCGCCGGCCGAGACCTATGACGTGATCCTCCAGCCCGCCGAGGCCCGCGCCTATGCGCTGGTGGCCGAGGCGTCCGATCGCTCGGGACTGGTTCGCGGGACCCTGGCCCCTAGGCCCGGCCTGAGCGCCCCGGTCCCGCCGCTGCGCGCCCGGCCCCTGGCGACGATGAAGGATATGGGCATGGATATGTCGGCCCATGCCGGTCACGACATGTCGGGCATGAGCATGAGCATGCGCGACGGGGCCAATGCGCCCGGCGTCCGGCTGGGTCCGGGCGTCCAGACGATCTCGCCCATGCCGATGGACCGCCTCGGCGAGCCGCCCCAGGGCCTGGAGGGTGTCGGCCACAGGGTGCTGGTCTATACGGATCTCGTGGCGCTGAGCCCCAATCCCGATCCGCGACCGCCCGGCCGCACGGTCGAGATCCACCTGACCGGCAATATGGAGCGCTTCATGTGGGCCTTTGACGGCGAGGCCTTTGGCCCGCTGAAGAAGCCCATCGCTTTCCAGCGCGACGAGCGGGTCCGCGTGCTGCTGGTCAATGACTCGATGATGGCCCATCCGATCCACCTGCACGGCCACTTCTTCGAGGTGGTCAACGGCCATGACGGCTTCCAGCCGCGCAAGCATACGGTCAGTGTCGCGCCCGGCAGCAAGGTCGCCTTTGACCTGACAGCTGACGAACCCGGCGACTGGGCCTTCCACTGCCACATGCTGCTGCACATGCATGCCGGCATGTTCAACATCGTCACCGTGCGGCCGCTCGATGGAGCCCCGGCATGA